A genomic window from Sphingobacterium sp. BN32 includes:
- a CDS encoding RteC domain-containing protein, which yields MDKFYNETYLKLETEIQELEIENDNPVQRTEAIIYRIVECLSEIKDYVLKRGFTNVDEEIRFFKYQKPVIVSKLIYYNAIYKIETRKPYGAKRIRKYLKKELKKLKRFFDNNIDFYKYYRSNNSFLDEKMFVRGKHDIKLWLDTYYFQSDQSFSTSHDYKVAKIMANDLIQVYLEDQLYCTYKRLFIKRTAISGLNWTGSKAALTELIYSLYYQSVLDNGNTDIRLIAEYFENAFNIDLGNFYHTYLEIRNRKRNRTKFLDALRDNLIKKMDEQEEK from the coding sequence ATGGATAAATTTTACAATGAAACATATCTTAAATTGGAAACAGAAATCCAAGAACTGGAGATTGAAAACGATAACCCGGTACAACGGACAGAAGCCATTATATACCGGATTGTGGAATGTCTGTCCGAAATTAAAGATTATGTTTTGAAACGAGGATTTACAAATGTTGATGAAGAAATCCGATTTTTTAAATATCAAAAGCCAGTCATTGTTTCAAAATTGATTTATTATAATGCCATTTACAAAATCGAGACGAGGAAGCCCTACGGGGCTAAGCGCATTAGAAAATATCTTAAAAAAGAATTGAAGAAGCTAAAAAGGTTTTTCGACAATAACATTGATTTTTATAAATATTACCGAAGCAACAACTCGTTTCTTGACGAGAAAATGTTTGTTCGGGGCAAGCACGATATAAAACTGTGGCTGGATACCTATTATTTTCAGTCCGACCAATCTTTTTCTACTTCCCACGATTATAAGGTAGCCAAGATAATGGCGAATGATTTGATACAGGTGTATCTCGAAGACCAGCTTTACTGCACCTACAAGCGTTTGTTTATAAAACGAACTGCTATTTCGGGGCTGAACTGGACAGGTAGTAAAGCTGCTTTGACAGAACTCATTTACTCCCTATACTACCAAAGCGTTCTCGATAATGGCAATACGGATATTAGGTTGATAGCGGAATATTTTGAAAATGCCTTTAATATTGATTTGGGAAACTTTTACCATACCTATCTCGAAATACGCAACCGGAAACGAAACCGTACCAAATTCCTTGATGCACTGCGGGATAACCTTATTAAGAAAATGGATGAGCAGGAGGAAAAATAA
- a CDS encoding TlpA disulfide reductase family protein, with amino-acid sequence MANKLIRNRITIFIACHNPELVTGGRHFLILICFMLFGVGIARPQSREVGTANNQNITALNIGDQIPDALWNTPLQVVNHPQDKKNITLADYKGKLIILDFWSTWCGTCVAALPRLHELEKEFKDDVIILPMTDQKANEIKAFLKKNRVLSRLNLFSVTDDNTYKFHFPYTMLPHEVWISKSGEVQAITHSSDVTKENITSALKGNANSIAQKKDNLTYDDTRPLLLNNNGADGDFFVSRSIITLAIEGIPRSNALPKVNEKESTFRVLSTNADIRRMYELAFRELLTMPPNRTKLELKEPFSVSEKRFLQDKYCYEWIAPLSVLKHFPQKVQADLNYHFGINGRMEKRNTKCYTIKIIGKTTIIPNKPEDGLQYLSAWVNKTNKDIQHIPVVNDFTDQKIAIPKIAHAIEDVEAVNRQLKPFGIAIVEDERVLDFFVISEL; translated from the coding sequence ATGGCGAATAAACTTATTCGTAATAGGATAACGATTTTTATAGCCTGCCATAACCCGGAACTGGTAACGGGCGGCAGGCACTTCCTAATTCTAATTTGTTTCATGTTGTTTGGTGTCGGCATAGCCCGTCCGCAGTCCCGAGAAGTCGGGACTGCAAACAACCAAAACATCACCGCTTTAAACATCGGCGACCAAATCCCTGATGCTCTTTGGAACACACCTTTGCAGGTGGTGAACCACCCGCAGGACAAAAAAAACATCACCCTTGCCGATTACAAAGGCAAGCTGATAATATTGGATTTTTGGAGTACGTGGTGCGGTACTTGTGTAGCTGCATTGCCAAGACTTCACGAACTGGAAAAGGAGTTTAAAGACGATGTTATCATTTTACCGATGACAGACCAGAAAGCCAACGAAATAAAAGCATTCTTAAAGAAGAATCGAGTACTTTCCCGATTAAACTTGTTTTCAGTTACCGATGACAATACATATAAATTCCATTTCCCTTACACCATGTTGCCGCATGAGGTATGGATTAGCAAATCCGGCGAAGTACAAGCTATTACACACTCATCTGATGTAACAAAGGAAAATATTACTTCGGCATTGAAAGGCAATGCAAATAGCATTGCACAGAAAAAGGACAACCTTACCTATGATGACACACGTCCATTACTGCTTAATAATAATGGTGCTGACGGGGATTTTTTTGTTAGCAGAAGTATTATTACGTTAGCCATAGAAGGCATTCCTCGTTCAAATGCTCTACCAAAAGTGAACGAAAAAGAGAGCACCTTTCGGGTACTATCTACCAATGCTGACATCCGCCGTATGTACGAACTTGCATTTAGAGAATTGCTAACAATGCCACCTAACCGGACAAAGCTGGAGTTGAAGGAACCATTTTCTGTTTCGGAGAAAAGGTTTTTACAGGATAAGTATTGCTACGAATGGATTGCCCCATTGTCAGTATTGAAGCACTTTCCCCAAAAAGTACAGGCTGACCTCAATTATCACTTTGGCATAAATGGGCGTATGGAAAAACGTAATACAAAATGCTATACCATTAAGATTATAGGGAAAACGACAATAATCCCCAATAAACCCGAAGACGGCTTACAATACCTTTCGGCTTGGGTAAACAAGACCAATAAAGATATACAGCATATTCCTGTTGTAAATGATTTTACTGACCAAAAAATAGCCATCCCAAAAATAGCACATGCTATTGAGGATGTGGAAGCTGTTAACAGGCAACTTAAACCATTCGGTATTGCCATCGTGGAAGATGAAAGAGTGCTGGATTTTTTTGTCATTTCTGAACTATAA
- a CDS encoding SusC/RagA family TonB-linked outer membrane protein → MKRTITFLLILFSVTNTIAQNISNIRGKVVNNENGQPVAGATVKLLNRSQNNTVQTDEDGNFEFTNKAFPLAVSVSYIGLADTTFVLSAAPQNPLTVHLNPASNTLSEVVVSTGIQKIPKERATGSFDHIDNELFNRQISTDVLSRLDGIASSAMFDNRPGVGSNNLSIRGLSTIFSNTKPLIILNNFPYEGNINDINPNDVEDITILKDATAASIWGVRAGNGVIVITTKKAKRNQPPAISFNSNMTLIQKPDMMQLPYMSSADYIGVEKMLFDNNFYDANEQLGYVPLSPAVELMYKNKHGLLTDAALQQGLNELAQYDIRRELNKYVYRKGLNQQYSLNVSGQSENVSYYLSGGYDDNTSTTDGGYKRYNLRSDNTFRLSKKLSWDAALFFTHTFTNAGRPTNFSSLPYARIADENGNALPIDRYYRSNYIQETKQNGLLDWTYRPLDEINLINNKQKTNSLILNTGLNYDIGKGLIVEIKYQYENAQGAGKDIRSMASYYTRDRINTYTQVGTDGALFRPIPLGDILNESTNSFTSQSLRLQLNYSKTWDKHQLTGLAGAEARQANTTLTQSTQYGYNPHILTTIAVNYDTDYTLYSPTGGIAKIPNPYFTSETNDRFISFFTNWAYTFDNRYNLNISARQDGSNLFGVRSNQRFTPLWSVGGSWHLTNERFINITWLDLLKLRTTFGYSGNLNRNVSALPTMRYYNGGNLINTPYGVLVNPPNENLRWEKNGQFNVGFDFAVLKQRLSGTFEYYHKKNTDLIGYMPIDQTTGAIGSLSSRGFTYLGNSASMTGNGIDIQLHSVNIRKAFEWRTDLLYSTVKTKITEYLAETRDLNNYLNSGLVISPIIGKPAYSIFAFRWAGLDPETGDPMGYLHGEVSKDYAAIRNETTPEELIYYGSATPTHFGALRNTFSWKGLSLSFNISYKLGFYFRRNSVYYNAIFNGTGSHSDFSLRWQKPGDEVTTQIPSMVYPNNNNRDGYFYPRAEVLISKGDNIRLQDINLSYQIKSLENKWKLKRLEVLMYATNLGTIWKADKHNVDPEFGDLSPLRTFSFGLRAGF, encoded by the coding sequence ATGAAACGAACAATTACTTTTTTACTCATACTTTTTTCAGTTACCAATACCATTGCCCAAAACATATCCAACATTCGGGGTAAGGTAGTCAATAATGAAAATGGTCAGCCCGTAGCAGGTGCTACGGTCAAATTGTTGAACCGCAGTCAGAATAACACCGTACAAACTGATGAAGACGGAAATTTTGAATTTACAAATAAAGCATTCCCTTTAGCAGTTAGTGTTAGTTACATTGGATTAGCAGATACGACATTTGTCCTTTCTGCTGCTCCACAAAACCCATTGACGGTGCACCTAAATCCGGCAAGCAATACTTTAAGCGAAGTAGTGGTATCCACGGGTATTCAAAAAATACCCAAAGAAAGAGCCACAGGGTCATTTGACCATATCGACAACGAATTGTTTAATCGTCAAATCTCTACCGATGTATTGAGCAGGTTGGACGGTATTGCCAGTTCAGCAATGTTTGATAACAGACCCGGTGTAGGCAGTAACAATTTGAGCATACGAGGTCTAAGCACTATTTTTTCCAATACGAAACCATTAATCATACTGAATAATTTTCCCTACGAGGGCAATATAAATGATATTAACCCGAACGATGTGGAAGATATTACCATTCTAAAGGATGCAACCGCAGCCTCTATATGGGGCGTAAGAGCCGGAAACGGTGTAATCGTTATAACGACCAAGAAAGCCAAACGGAACCAGCCGCCTGCCATATCGTTTAACAGCAATATGACTCTTATTCAAAAGCCGGATATGATGCAACTGCCTTATATGTCTTCTGCGGATTATATAGGTGTCGAAAAAATGCTTTTTGACAATAACTTTTACGATGCCAATGAGCAGTTAGGCTACGTGCCATTATCCCCCGCAGTGGAATTAATGTATAAAAATAAACACGGGTTACTAACCGATGCCGCATTGCAACAAGGGCTGAACGAATTAGCGCAATACGATATACGTCGGGAATTGAATAAATACGTTTACAGGAAAGGGCTAAACCAGCAATATTCCCTAAACGTGAGTGGGCAGAGCGAAAATGTAAGCTATTATCTTTCTGGTGGCTATGATGACAATACCAGCACCACCGATGGAGGTTATAAACGGTATAATCTACGTTCTGACAATACGTTTCGACTTTCCAAAAAATTGAGTTGGGATGCCGCCTTGTTTTTTACCCATACCTTCACAAACGCAGGAAGACCTACCAATTTTTCTTCGTTACCTTATGCCCGTATTGCGGACGAAAATGGAAACGCTTTACCAATAGACCGATATTATCGGTCAAACTATATTCAGGAAACAAAACAAAATGGATTATTAGATTGGACGTATCGTCCATTGGACGAAATAAACCTCATCAACAATAAGCAGAAAACAAACAGCCTGATATTGAATACAGGGCTGAATTATGACATTGGCAAAGGGCTGATTGTAGAAATCAAATACCAATATGAAAACGCACAGGGAGCAGGAAAAGATATACGGAGCATGGCATCCTATTATACCCGTGATAGGATAAATACCTATACACAGGTTGGTACGGATGGAGCGTTATTCCGCCCAATACCTTTGGGCGATATCTTAAATGAATCAACAAACAGCTTCACGTCGCAATCTCTCCGTTTACAACTGAATTACTCCAAAACTTGGGATAAACACCAGCTAACAGGTCTTGCTGGAGCAGAGGCTCGTCAGGCAAACACCACTCTAACACAGTCTACACAATATGGTTATAATCCCCATATTTTGACGACTATCGCAGTTAATTACGATACTGATTATACTTTGTACAGTCCCACAGGTGGAATTGCAAAAATTCCAAATCCATATTTTACATCCGAAACTAACGATAGGTTTATATCCTTTTTTACCAATTGGGCTTATACGTTTGATAACCGCTATAATCTTAACATTAGTGCAAGACAAGATGGCTCAAATCTGTTTGGAGTAAGGAGCAATCAACGGTTTACCCCACTTTGGTCGGTTGGTGGTAGCTGGCATCTGACGAATGAACGGTTTATCAATATTACATGGCTTGACCTGTTGAAGCTAAGGACGACTTTCGGTTATAGCGGTAACCTCAATCGCAATGTTTCGGCTCTGCCCACAATGCGTTATTACAATGGTGGAAATTTAATAAATACGCCTTATGGTGTATTAGTTAATCCACCGAACGAAAATCTTCGTTGGGAAAAGAACGGGCAGTTCAATGTAGGGTTTGACTTTGCTGTTTTAAAACAACGTTTAAGCGGTACATTTGAATACTATCACAAGAAAAATACCGACCTTATTGGTTATATGCCTATCGACCAAACCACAGGTGCAATAGGTTCCTTAAGTAGCCGAGGGTTCACTTATCTTGGAAATTCGGCTTCCATGACCGGAAACGGAATAGATATACAATTGCATAGTGTCAATATCCGTAAAGCATTTGAATGGCGGACAGACTTGCTGTACAGTACCGTAAAAACTAAAATAACGGAATATCTTGCCGAGACAAGAGACCTCAATAATTATCTTAATAGCGGATTGGTTATTTCGCCCATCATTGGAAAACCCGCCTATTCTATTTTTGCATTTCGATGGGCTGGTCTTGACCCCGAAACAGGCGACCCTATGGGCTACCTTCATGGCGAAGTAAGCAAAGATTATGCAGCCATCCGCAACGAAACCACACCAGAAGAACTGATTTATTATGGCTCCGCCACTCCTACACATTTCGGTGCTTTAAGAAATACGTTCTCATGGAAAGGGTTAAGTCTTTCATTCAATATCAGCTATAAATTAGGGTTCTATTTCAGGAGAAACAGCGTGTACTATAACGCAATATTCAATGGCACAGGTTCGCATTCGGATTTTAGTCTAAGATGGCAAAAGCCGGGTGATGAAGTCACCACACAGATTCCGTCAATGGTCTATCCGAATAATAACAATCGGGATGGCTATTTTTATCCACGTGCCGAAGTGCTGATTTCAAAGGGAGACAATATACGCTTACAGGACATCAACCTTAGTTACCAAATTAAATCATTGGAAAACAAATGGAAACTGAAAAGATTGGAGGTATTGATGTACGCTACCAATTTAGGGACGATATGGAAAGCGGATAAACATAACGTCGACCCGGAATTTGGAGATTTATCACCACTAAGAACTTTTTCATTTGGTTTAAGAGCAGGCTTTTAA
- a CDS encoding helix-turn-helix domain-containing protein has protein sequence MQEEDKVHVLETLEENHQGRNAQRIRIYLGIKQEVLANELGMSQPQISAIEREAVLEPEMLERFAFALGVTPDLIKKFDVERAIYNINSYKDSTVQHGENSTQNINPLDKVVELYERLLQSEREKLELFINQKNHS, from the coding sequence ATGCAAGAGGAAGACAAAGTACACGTTTTGGAAACGCTGGAAGAAAACCATCAGGGCAGAAATGCGCAGCGTATCCGTATTTACTTGGGCATTAAGCAAGAAGTGCTTGCTAATGAATTGGGTATGAGCCAGCCACAAATTTCTGCCATAGAACGGGAAGCTGTTTTAGAGCCGGAAATGTTGGAACGATTTGCTTTTGCATTAGGCGTAACCCCTGACCTCATTAAGAAATTTGATGTGGAACGAGCTATTTATAATATCAACAGTTATAAAGATAGTACTGTTCAACATGGTGAGAATAGTACGCAGAATATTAATCCGTTAGATAAAGTAGTCGAGTTATACGAACGGTTGTTGCAAAGTGAGCGGGAGAAACTGGAATTATTTATAAACCAAAAAAATCATTCGTAA
- a CDS encoding heme-binding domain-containing protein, whose translation MPATHIERVYTVPQNVKAILVQSCYDCHSNNTHYPWYSRIQPGAWYMAEHIKKGKEELNFSEFGDYSVRRQRNKFRAMAGQVKDGEMPLSSYTLIHRNAVLSPEDKQVLIAWFGTMEDSIK comes from the coding sequence GTGCCAGCCACCCATATCGAAAGGGTGTACACCGTACCCCAAAATGTAAAGGCTATCCTTGTTCAGTCCTGTTATGACTGCCATAGCAACAATACCCATTATCCGTGGTACAGCCGTATCCAGCCCGGCGCATGGTACATGGCAGAGCATATAAAAAAGGGGAAAGAGGAACTCAACTTTAGCGAATTTGGCGACTATTCTGTCCGCAGGCAGCGAAACAAGTTCAGGGCTATGGCCGGGCAGGTTAAGGACGGGGAAATGCCATTGTCGTCATATACGCTAATTCATCGTAATGCAGTATTGTCACCGGAGGATAAGCAGGTTTTGATAGCGTGGTTTGGCACAATGGAAGACAGCATTAAATAA
- a CDS encoding helix-turn-helix domain-containing protein, whose product MEKEKETVYLEGKNHMGIKIGSARRLVGITQKDLAERMGVTKQAVSKLEQTENVDDERLEKVAIALGVSVEGLKKFDVGQVLYHTNNFYEKVEPTNGAMVGTVRIENNHQFSIEQATKLFEELLRMEREHFQKAKDKK is encoded by the coding sequence ATGGAAAAAGAAAAAGAAACCGTGTATTTGGAGGGGAAAAACCACATGGGTATAAAAATTGGCAGTGCAAGGCGATTGGTAGGTATTACGCAAAAGGATTTGGCAGAGCGTATGGGTGTGACCAAGCAAGCTGTATCTAAATTGGAACAAACCGAGAACGTGGATGACGAACGATTGGAAAAAGTAGCTATTGCGCTTGGCGTAAGCGTAGAGGGTTTGAAGAAATTTGATGTGGGGCAGGTTCTTTACCATACTAATAATTTTTACGAAAAGGTTGAACCGACAAATGGTGCTATGGTTGGTACAGTAAGAATTGAAAATAATCATCAGTTTTCAATTGAGCAGGCAACCAAGCTGTTTGAAGAATTATTGAGAATGGAACGGGAACATTTTCAGAAAGCAAAAGATAAGAAATAA
- a CDS encoding multicopper oxidase family protein, translating into MNRYKKIPIRILQTVLMLLCTQTLFAQRVVHYELYVKDTLVNYAGKQKRAIAVNGQIPMPTLTFTEGDTAEIVVHNQLKESTSLHWHGVFLPNKEDGVPWLTQKPIAPGTTYTYRFPIIQHGTHWYHSHSGLQEQIGMYGSFIMKKRGDDKTFRKGIDDLPTVPIILSEWTNLNPDNINRMLHNANDWAAIKKGATQSYVEAIKEGKLGVKVKNEWKRMLAMDVSDVYYDKILINGSHSTDLKTIGGKKLKAGDKVRLRVSNGGASSYFWLRYAGGKITVVANDGNDVEPVEVDRLIIAVSETYDIVVTIPQDGLAYEFLATTEDRTQSASYFIGDGVKQLISPLPRLKYFEGMKMMNDMMKMNGDLDDMGMKMSLNQMDMNVVMYPEITGDAAKKSDHSKHEGMNMDDDPNRYNANALGDIKTLNYAMLQSPYNTSLPKDAPVKELKFTLTGNMNRYVWSMDNKILSETDKIPVKKGEILRITIYNNSMMRHPMHLHGFDFRVINGKGEKSPLKNVLDIMPMETDTIEFLANEEGDWFFHCHILYHMMAGMNRVFEVGDYNNPYLPDKAKAYKELQRESNMPHFMAQNDFATNGNDGEAMLMNARYQLGTEWRLGYNSMHGYEVETHLGRYIGKMQWFMPFVGFDFRYRKMGEDEHEKNIFGQTNKKDTRKAFSLGFMYTLPMLVNFQAEVYHDGIVRLQLMREDIPISKRLRGGFMVNTDLEYMGELRYIINKNIGIRTHYDSDMGFGVGLALTY; encoded by the coding sequence ATGAACAGATATAAAAAAATACCCATAAGAATATTGCAAACAGTGCTGATGCTGCTTTGCACGCAAACGCTGTTTGCACAGAGAGTAGTGCATTACGAGCTGTATGTAAAAGATACACTTGTCAACTATGCAGGTAAGCAAAAAAGGGCGATTGCCGTAAACGGGCAAATCCCCATGCCCACCCTTACCTTTACCGAGGGCGACACTGCCGAAATAGTGGTGCACAACCAATTGAAAGAAAGCACATCACTGCACTGGCATGGTGTGTTCCTGCCCAATAAAGAAGACGGTGTGCCCTGGCTTACGCAAAAGCCCATCGCACCGGGTACAACCTACACCTACCGTTTTCCGATTATCCAGCATGGCACGCACTGGTATCATTCGCACTCAGGCTTGCAGGAGCAGATAGGCATGTACGGTAGTTTTATCATGAAAAAAAGAGGCGACGATAAAACCTTTAGAAAAGGAATTGACGATTTGCCGACCGTCCCGATTATATTAAGTGAGTGGACAAATCTTAACCCGGATAACATCAACCGTATGCTACACAATGCAAATGATTGGGCGGCCATTAAGAAAGGTGCTACGCAATCGTACGTTGAAGCTATTAAGGAGGGAAAATTAGGCGTAAAGGTAAAAAATGAGTGGAAACGGATGCTGGCGATGGATGTCAGTGATGTTTACTATGATAAAATCCTAATAAATGGTAGCCATAGCACCGATTTGAAAACAATTGGTGGTAAAAAGCTAAAAGCAGGTGACAAAGTCAGATTACGCGTTTCCAATGGCGGGGCGTCTTCGTATTTCTGGCTAAGATATGCTGGAGGGAAAATTACAGTAGTAGCGAATGATGGAAATGATGTTGAGCCTGTAGAAGTGGATAGATTAATCATTGCAGTTTCTGAAACTTACGATATTGTAGTGACTATCCCTCAAGATGGGTTAGCATATGAGTTTTTAGCAACAACCGAGGACAGAACACAATCAGCAAGCTACTTTATAGGTGATGGGGTCAAACAGCTTATTTCCCCGCTCCCACGATTGAAGTATTTCGAGGGGATGAAGATGATGAACGATATGATGAAAATGAATGGCGATTTGGACGATATGGGCATGAAGATGAGCCTGAACCAAATGGACATGAATGTAGTGATGTATCCCGAAATTACCGGAGATGCAGCAAAGAAATCAGACCACAGCAAGCATGAAGGTATGAACATGGATGACGACCCTAACCGTTACAACGCTAATGCCTTGGGAGACATCAAAACATTAAATTATGCTATGTTGCAATCGCCTTACAACACCTCCCTTCCAAAAGATGCGCCTGTAAAAGAGTTGAAGTTCACACTTACTGGCAACATGAACCGCTATGTATGGAGCATGGATAATAAAATACTTTCGGAAACGGACAAAATACCTGTAAAAAAAGGAGAAATCCTACGGATTACCATTTATAATAATTCGATGATGCGGCATCCTATGCATCTTCACGGATTTGATTTTAGGGTGATAAACGGAAAAGGCGAAAAATCGCCGCTTAAAAATGTGTTGGATATCATGCCTATGGAAACGGATACCATTGAGTTTTTAGCAAATGAGGAAGGTGATTGGTTCTTTCATTGCCATATATTATATCACATGATGGCGGGAATGAACAGGGTGTTTGAAGTTGGAGACTACAATAACCCCTATTTACCTGACAAGGCAAAAGCCTATAAAGAATTGCAAAGAGAAAGTAATATGCCCCATTTTATGGCACAAAACGATTTTGCAACCAATGGTAATGATGGAGAAGCTATGCTAATGAATGCACGCTATCAATTAGGAACAGAATGGCGCTTAGGCTATAATAGTATGCACGGGTATGAAGTAGAAACTCACTTAGGTAGATACATTGGAAAGATGCAATGGTTCATGCCCTTTGTAGGTTTTGATTTTCGTTACCGGAAAATGGGAGAAGATGAGCACGAAAAGAACATATTTGGACAAACCAACAAGAAAGACACCCGCAAGGCGTTCAGTTTAGGGTTTATGTATACGTTACCTATGCTGGTCAATTTCCAGGCAGAAGTATATCACGATGGAATTGTAAGATTGCAGTTAATGCGCGAAGATATTCCAATTTCAAAAAGATTAAGAGGTGGCTTCATGGTAAATACCGACTTAGAATATATGGGGGAGCTTAGGTATATCATCAATAAAAATATAGGTATACGTACCCACTATGATAGTGATATGGGATTTGGTGTAGGGCTTGCATTGACATATTAA
- a CDS encoding MauE/DoxX family redox-associated membrane protein, whose translation METAATYQNQIKRKRITLNVVIILLLLLWIPVGIDKITDFTAFKGGILRQPFSDSIGYILIYSLPALELITVLALVMEKYRKAGLILSTVLMTAFTAYIAVALMGAWEKLPCGCGSVISGMNWTQHFFFNLFFLSLSILGLYLWHKLRGSNAGGEATEGASAKRHIKKYFLTSKF comes from the coding sequence ATGGAAACAGCAGCTACATATCAAAACCAAATCAAAAGAAAACGGATAACACTCAATGTCGTTATTATTCTTTTGCTGCTTCTTTGGATACCCGTAGGCATCGATAAAATAACAGACTTTACAGCGTTTAAAGGAGGCATTCTCCGCCAACCTTTTTCAGATAGCATAGGATATATCCTAATATACTCGCTCCCGGCATTGGAGTTAATAACAGTGCTGGCATTGGTAATGGAAAAGTATCGCAAAGCAGGTCTAATACTATCTACCGTATTAATGACCGCTTTTACAGCATATATCGCTGTGGCTCTTATGGGTGCATGGGAAAAATTACCATGCGGGTGTGGTTCGGTGATAAGTGGTATGAACTGGACACAGCATTTTTTCTTTAATCTCTTTTTCCTTTCCCTAAGCATTTTGGGGCTTTACTTATGGCATAAATTACGAGGTAGCAACGCCGGAGGCGAAGCTACCGAGGGCGCGTCTGCCAAAAGACATATAAAAAAGTATTTTTTAACATCAAAATTTTAA
- a CDS encoding RagB/SusD family nutrient uptake outer membrane protein, giving the protein MTRYIIILLITIITFSGCEKYLDVKPDKSLVVPTTVADLRALLYNTSRMNSWYPSIQDGATDNQFVQTENLNRFTSLTAKNIYTWNDDVFNDDETNEWSMMYAAIYSCNLILEQLEKIEPVPVEKNQIEGEALFFRSFAFYNVAQLWAKPYEKNTAQTDLGIPLRLKSDIGEKSIRSSVEETYTKITNDLNRAVILLSVNSPYKTTPTKQAVYGLLARIYLSMEDYDKALSYADTCLSYSDALLDYNTLTMGSATSFPIPRYNEEIIFHANDFGRMVMSITYGRIDSNLYKSYESNDIRKTAFFRNRAGYYSFRGNYDGNSGMWFAGISTNEIYLIKAECEARAGNITTALQTVNELLKNRYNSTFIPFSSDNDETVLRFILDERRKELIWRGLRWSDLRRLNKDSRFSKTITRNIDGKIYTLEPNSPKYVFPIPNSVILNNGMQQNER; this is encoded by the coding sequence ATGACACGATATATAATAATATTACTGATTACAATAATCACATTTTCAGGATGTGAAAAATATTTGGACGTTAAACCGGATAAATCGCTTGTCGTACCGACCACGGTTGCAGACCTTAGAGCATTATTGTATAACACATCGAGAATGAATAGCTGGTATCCCTCAATTCAGGATGGTGCTACGGATAATCAATTTGTACAAACAGAAAATTTGAATAGATTCACTTCATTAACAGCAAAAAACATCTATACATGGAATGATGATGTATTTAACGATGATGAAACCAACGAATGGTCGATGATGTATGCAGCAATCTACTCATGCAATTTGATTTTGGAGCAGTTGGAGAAAATTGAACCTGTTCCGGTAGAAAAAAACCAAATTGAGGGAGAGGCTTTGTTTTTCCGCTCCTTTGCATTTTACAATGTTGCCCAGCTTTGGGCAAAACCTTATGAGAAAAATACGGCACAAACAGACTTAGGTATTCCACTAAGGTTAAAATCTGATATTGGTGAGAAATCTATAAGGTCATCGGTTGAAGAAACTTATACTAAAATTACCAATGACTTGAACAGGGCTGTTATACTTTTATCCGTCAATAGCCCATATAAAACAACACCAACGAAGCAGGCTGTCTATGGACTGTTAGCCCGCATATACTTATCAATGGAAGACTATGATAAAGCACTATCTTACGCAGACACTTGTTTAAGCTATTCAGATGCTTTACTTGATTACAATACATTAACAATGGGGTCGGCAACCTCATTCCCGATACCTCGCTATAATGAAGAAATAATTTTTCATGCTAACGATTTTGGGCGTATGGTGATGAGCATTACCTATGGAAGAATTGATAGCAACCTATATAAGTCTTATGAATCGAACGATATTAGAAAAACAGCTTTCTTTAGAAACAGAGCGGGCTATTATTCCTTTAGGGGAAATTACGATGGCAATTCAGGAATGTGGTTTGCCGGAATTTCTACCAACGAAATCTATCTGATAAAAGCTGAATGTGAAGCAAGAGCAGGAAATATTACCACGGCTTTACAGACCGTAAACGAACTATTAAAAAATCGCTATAACAGCACATTTATTCCATTCAGTTCGGACAATGATGAAACTGTATTAAGGTTTATCTTGGATGAGCGAAGAAAGGAATTAATATGGCGGGGATTACGGTGGTCGGATTTAAGACGATTGAACAAGGACAGCCGTTTTTCAAAAACGATAACAAGAAATATTGATGGAAAGATTTATACATTAGAGCCAAACAGTCCAAAGTATGTCTTTCCCATACCCAATAGTGTGATACTTAACAACGGTATGCAACAAAACGAGCGGTAA